A single window of Halobacterium jilantaiense DNA harbors:
- a CDS encoding sensor histidine kinase — MTGIPETEGATAFFEEGPDTILVVNEDGRIRRANDRVEDMFGYEPDEIVGEQVSVLVPEDAADHSELVASYFDDPERRPMGAGLELRGRRKDGSTFPVDVSLSPLEADDGWAALAAVRDISEQRLLRRKYRTLLETAPDAAFVVGVDDGAVLEANDAAAALVGEPEDDLVDRHYSVVFPEGPDARYVDLFSLDPGECVRCSRFEDGDDICVVTSDGERVPVEVSAQRVTAAGEDVVLTMLRDVSERRQYERDLTRQIDRLERVARVLSHDLRNPLNVAEGNLELAAETGDLDRLDDVETAHDRMREIIEEALTMVRSGADVESVDAVELAALATECWENVTTEGATLNVVSPGVVYADEDRLAHVFENLFRNAVEHGATSPGSQARQDGGGSVTVRVGVEDDHFFVEDDGPGIPPEDRESVFELGWTTEEFGSGLGLNIVADVAAAHGWTPTVSESADGGARFEFRDARTAPYDDTFAVGDDTDGDDGETPIDSH, encoded by the coding sequence ATGACGGGTATTCCCGAAACAGAAGGGGCGACAGCGTTCTTCGAGGAGGGGCCGGACACGATTCTCGTCGTCAACGAGGACGGTCGAATCCGTCGAGCGAACGACCGCGTCGAGGACATGTTCGGGTACGAGCCCGACGAAATCGTGGGGGAACAGGTCAGCGTCCTCGTTCCCGAGGACGCCGCGGACCACTCCGAACTCGTCGCGTCGTACTTCGACGACCCCGAGAGGCGTCCGATGGGCGCGGGCCTCGAACTCCGCGGTCGACGGAAAGACGGGTCGACGTTCCCCGTCGACGTGAGCCTGAGTCCCCTCGAAGCCGACGACGGCTGGGCGGCGCTCGCCGCGGTCCGGGACATCAGCGAACAGCGGCTGCTCCGCCGGAAGTACCGGACACTGCTCGAGACAGCGCCAGACGCCGCGTTCGTCGTGGGTGTCGACGACGGCGCGGTGCTGGAGGCCAACGACGCGGCCGCCGCGCTCGTCGGCGAGCCCGAGGACGACCTCGTCGACCGCCACTACTCCGTCGTCTTCCCGGAGGGGCCGGACGCCCGGTACGTCGACCTGTTCTCGCTCGACCCCGGCGAGTGCGTGCGGTGCTCCCGGTTCGAGGACGGCGACGACATCTGTGTGGTGACCAGCGACGGCGAGCGCGTGCCCGTGGAAGTGAGCGCACAGCGCGTCACCGCCGCCGGCGAGGACGTCGTGCTGACGATGCTGCGGGACGTCTCCGAGCGCCGCCAGTACGAACGGGACCTGACCCGGCAGATAGACCGCCTTGAGCGGGTCGCTCGCGTGCTCTCCCACGACCTCCGGAATCCGCTGAACGTCGCCGAGGGGAACCTCGAACTCGCCGCCGAGACCGGCGACCTCGACCGCCTCGACGACGTGGAAACGGCCCACGACCGGATGCGGGAGATTATCGAAGAGGCGCTGACGATGGTGCGAAGCGGCGCTGACGTGGAGAGCGTCGACGCCGTGGAGCTCGCGGCGCTCGCGACCGAGTGCTGGGAGAACGTCACAACTGAGGGCGCCACCCTGAACGTCGTGTCGCCCGGCGTGGTGTACGCCGACGAAGACCGCCTGGCGCACGTCTTCGAGAACCTCTTCCGGAACGCCGTCGAGCACGGCGCTACGAGTCCTGGCTCGCAGGCTCGGCAGGACGGCGGCGGGTCCGTGACCGTCCGTGTCGGTGTCGAGGACGACCACTTCTTCGTCGAGGACGACGGTCCGGGCATTCCGCCCGAGGACCGCGAGTCGGTGTTCGAACTCGGGTGGACGACCGAGGAGTTCGGCAGCGGCCTCGGCCTGAACATCGTCGCCGACGTCGCCGCCGCCCACGGCTGGACGCCGACCGTGAGCGAGAGCGCGGACGGCGGCGCGCGCTTCGAGTTCCGGGACGCCAGAACCGCGCCCTACGACGACACGTTCGCAGTCGGTGACGACACCGACGGCGACGACGGCGAGACACCCATCGACAGCCACTGA
- the orc8 gene encoding DNA replication protein Orc8, whose protein sequence is MKTPFRDRVELFANKDVLKDHYEPDEILERDEEIDQYANALQDVVDGWEPDNVFVYGKTGVGKTAVTRYMMDALEYEAEDRDGVDSVTSVEVNCHHHPSSYQAAIALVNELRADTDRDPLTTGLSTSDVLNALFDEIETREGTVLIVLDEIDNLGDDDMLLYQLPRAKTNGNIEDSQVAVVGISNDYTFRNDLSPKVQDTLCEREIKFPPYDANELVTILDDRADRALSDGVLDEGVIPQCAALAARDRGSARQAIDLLRESVNVAIEDERETVSEGDVDTAVERVERGRIKDSIKDLTTHGQYVLLAVTQTAIEGETPVRAKELYEVYEDVAAEYASEPLSQRSVHDHLNDLSMLGFLRQHDRNYGRGGGQFFEYELDVDAAMVQEAIADADDPVA, encoded by the coding sequence ATGAAGACGCCGTTCCGGGACCGCGTCGAGCTGTTCGCCAACAAGGACGTCCTCAAAGACCACTACGAGCCCGACGAGATTCTCGAACGCGACGAGGAGATCGACCAGTACGCCAACGCCCTCCAGGACGTCGTCGACGGCTGGGAGCCCGACAACGTCTTCGTCTACGGGAAGACCGGCGTCGGGAAGACCGCGGTCACGCGGTACATGATGGACGCCCTGGAGTACGAGGCCGAGGACCGGGACGGCGTCGACAGCGTCACGAGTGTCGAGGTGAACTGCCATCACCACCCGTCGTCGTACCAGGCGGCAATCGCGCTCGTGAACGAACTCCGCGCGGACACCGACCGCGACCCGCTCACGACCGGGCTGTCCACGTCGGACGTGCTGAACGCCCTGTTCGACGAAATCGAAACGCGCGAGGGGACTGTGCTCATCGTCCTCGACGAGATCGACAACCTCGGCGACGACGACATGCTGCTCTACCAGCTCCCGCGAGCGAAGACGAACGGCAACATCGAGGACTCGCAGGTCGCGGTCGTCGGTATCTCGAACGACTACACGTTCCGGAACGACCTCTCGCCGAAAGTCCAGGACACGCTCTGCGAGCGCGAGATCAAGTTCCCGCCGTACGACGCGAACGAACTCGTTACGATTCTGGACGACCGCGCCGACCGCGCGCTCAGCGACGGCGTCCTCGACGAGGGCGTGATTCCGCAGTGTGCGGCACTCGCGGCCCGCGACCGGGGGAGCGCGCGGCAGGCAATCGACCTCCTGCGCGAGTCGGTGAACGTCGCCATCGAGGACGAGCGCGAGACCGTGAGCGAGGGAGATGTGGATACGGCCGTCGAGCGCGTGGAGCGCGGCCGCATCAAGGATTCCATCAAGGACCTCACGACGCACGGCCAGTACGTCCTGCTCGCAGTCACCCAGACCGCCATCGAGGGTGAGACGCCCGTTCGCGCGAAGGAACTGTACGAGGTTTACGAGGACGTGGCCGCCGAGTACGCCTCGGAGCCGCTCAGTCAGCGCAGCGTCCACGACCACCTCAACGACCTCTCGATGCTGGGGTTCCTCCGCCAGCACGACCGTAACTACGGCCGCGGCGGTGGGCAGTTCTTCGAGTACGAACTCGACGTCGACGCGGCGATGGTCCAGGAGGCCATCGCGGACGCCGACGACCCGGTGGCCTGA
- a CDS encoding uracil-DNA glycosylase, with amino-acid sequence MDAEQETRRNPYGMDEDCRNCPGLCDQRERVVHGYGDVGADFVFVGASPSAASEAAGVPFVGDEAGEQFQFVLGSVGLNYSLPSSTEPELENAYVTYLSRCRHPDRAATEDEVRTCEPYLNADVRMINPEVLVPVGQRALTELGEEYTTEPAENLDVEELHASTVRGRGFELAPMIHPREQSDNDADEWIAFFLALQDTDYRQTKGRRGR; translated from the coding sequence ATGGACGCCGAACAGGAGACGCGCCGGAACCCCTACGGGATGGACGAAGACTGCCGGAACTGTCCCGGCCTCTGCGACCAGCGGGAGCGCGTCGTCCACGGCTACGGCGACGTCGGCGCGGACTTCGTCTTCGTCGGGGCGTCGCCGAGCGCCGCCAGCGAGGCGGCCGGGGTGCCGTTCGTCGGCGACGAGGCGGGCGAACAGTTTCAATTCGTTCTGGGGAGCGTCGGGCTGAACTACTCGCTGCCGTCGAGCACGGAGCCGGAACTGGAGAACGCCTACGTGACCTACCTCTCGCGCTGCCGGCACCCCGACCGCGCGGCCACGGAAGACGAGGTTCGGACGTGCGAGCCCTACCTCAACGCGGACGTGCGGATGATAAATCCCGAGGTGCTGGTGCCCGTCGGACAGCGCGCGCTCACCGAGCTCGGCGAGGAGTACACGACTGAGCCCGCAGAGAACCTGGACGTCGAGGAACTGCACGCGTCGACGGTCCGAGGGCGGGGCTTCGAACTCGCGCCGATGATTCACCCACGTGAGCAGAGCGACAACGACGCCGACGAGTGGATAGCGTTCTTCCTAGCGCTCCAGGACACCGACTACCGGCAGACGAAGGGACGGCGCGGCCGGTAG
- a CDS encoding class I SAM-dependent methyltransferase: MRTPAAERRVYCSSADRSQRATTDRDAHAEVDTTVDGVPLSLVSVPGVFAATGLDHGTRLLLETARVMDGDRVLGLCCGYGAAGVWAAKTGGSAVTLTDDDRPATRCAECSLAASGVDGEVVTADGTAGVEERRFDTVLCNPPTHAGDGVLRDLFEGARRVLSSDGTLWVVDHRDLDFRPQLSAAGFGGVDRVAVGEEHVVLAVVG, from the coding sequence GTGCGAACGCCGGCTGCGGAGCGGCGCGTGTACTGTTCGTCCGCAGACCGCAGTCAGCGAGCCACCACCGACCGAGATGCACACGCCGAAGTCGACACGACTGTCGACGGCGTCCCGCTCTCGCTGGTGTCCGTGCCGGGCGTGTTCGCCGCGACGGGGCTCGACCACGGAACTCGGCTGCTACTGGAGACTGCGAGAGTGATGGACGGGGACCGCGTGCTGGGCCTCTGCTGTGGCTACGGAGCCGCGGGGGTCTGGGCTGCGAAGACTGGCGGGTCGGCTGTGACGCTGACCGACGACGACCGACCGGCTACCCGCTGTGCCGAGTGCAGCCTCGCGGCGTCGGGGGTCGACGGGGAGGTCGTGACTGCTGACGGGACCGCGGGCGTTGAGGAGCGGCGCTTCGATACAGTGCTCTGTAATCCGCCGACACACGCCGGCGACGGTGTGCTCCGGGACCTGTTCGAGGGCGCTCGGCGCGTGCTGTCGAGCGACGGGACGCTGTGGGTCGTCGACCACCGGGACCTCGATTTCCGCCCGCAGTTGTCGGCGGCGGGATTCGGGGGAGTGGATCGGGTCGCAGTGGGCGAGGAGCACGTCGTGCTGGCGGTGGTCGGGTAG
- a CDS encoding guanosine monophosphate reductase — MDVRTGLSYGDVLLVPQRSPVDSRSDVDLSTQLTPDVELDVPLLSAPMDSVTESETAVALSAAGGLGTIHRFLGVDEQASEVETAADAGERVGAAVGIDEAFLDRTEAVVAAGADVVMVDVAHGHMEACLDAVDAIASEFPDVPLVAGNVATPEGVRDLHAAGADSVKVGIGPGSHCTTRKVAGAGVPQLTAVDDCADAADDLGIPVIADGGIRSSGDAAKALMAGADTVMMGSFFAGTDEAPGRVVRVDGARYKESRGMASTDANDDRTDKDIEISADEGVAGLSQYRGALADAVAEFLAGVRSGVSYCGGHTIPAAREQAEFVQVAASAAEREGAHGIAGVEELVRTEATADD, encoded by the coding sequence ATGGACGTACGAACCGGTCTGTCTTACGGGGACGTGCTCCTCGTGCCGCAGCGCTCGCCAGTCGACAGCCGCAGCGACGTCGACCTCTCCACGCAGCTCACGCCGGACGTGGAACTCGACGTGCCGCTGCTGTCTGCTCCGATGGACTCGGTGACGGAGTCGGAGACGGCCGTCGCGCTCTCGGCCGCTGGTGGGCTCGGGACGATTCACCGCTTCCTCGGCGTCGACGAGCAGGCCAGCGAGGTCGAGACAGCCGCGGACGCCGGCGAGCGCGTCGGCGCTGCGGTCGGCATCGACGAAGCGTTCCTCGACCGGACCGAGGCCGTCGTGGCCGCCGGCGCGGACGTCGTGATGGTCGACGTCGCGCACGGCCACATGGAGGCGTGTCTGGACGCCGTCGACGCCATCGCATCCGAGTTCCCGGACGTCCCGCTGGTCGCCGGGAACGTCGCCACGCCGGAGGGCGTCCGCGACCTCCACGCGGCGGGCGCGGACAGCGTGAAAGTCGGCATCGGGCCGGGCAGCCACTGCACCACGCGGAAGGTCGCCGGCGCTGGCGTCCCGCAGCTCACGGCGGTCGACGACTGCGCCGACGCCGCCGACGACCTCGGTATCCCCGTCATCGCGGACGGCGGCATCCGGTCGTCCGGCGACGCCGCGAAGGCGCTGATGGCGGGCGCTGACACCGTGATGATGGGGTCGTTCTTCGCGGGGACCGACGAGGCCCCGGGCCGCGTCGTGCGGGTCGACGGCGCGCGCTACAAGGAGTCCCGCGGGATGGCGTCGACGGACGCCAACGACGACCGGACGGACAAGGACATCGAGATTTCCGCCGACGAGGGCGTCGCCGGCCTGAGCCAGTACCGCGGCGCGCTCGCCGACGCCGTCGCCGAGTTCCTCGCCGGCGTGCGCTCGGGTGTGAGCTACTGTGGCGGCCACACGATTCCGGCGGCCCGCGAGCAGGCGGAGTTCGTTCAGGTCGCGGCGAGCGCCGCCGAGCGCGAGGGCGCGCACGGTATCGCCGGCGTCGAAGAGCTCGTCCGAACCGAAGCCACCGCCGACGACTGA
- the aroC gene encoding chorismate synthase — translation MNGNRFGRLFQVTTYGESHGAGMGVTVSGCPAGVKLDEETVQRELDRRKPGQSMITTSRGEPDEVTIQSGLLDGYTTGTPLGMTIENKDAQSGKYEPFVTAPRPSHGDYTYSAKFGTRNWGGGGRSSARETVNWVAAGAVAKAVLDQSEYDIEVKAHVNQIGDIEAPEVSFEELLEHSEENEVRCAHPETAEAMREAIDDYQERGDSIGGSIYFEARGVPRGLGAPRFDGVPSRLGQALFSIPATTSVEFGLGRDARSVAGKERNEDWEFADGDEDHVVADEGDPIPEGNDHGGLQGGITTGEPIYGEASWHAPTSVPKTQETVDWETGEEKEVTVTGRHDPSLPPRAVPVVEAMLYCTILDFMLLGGRINPDRLDGRPGAYDTDYHPSSPRNDE, via the coding sequence ATGAACGGTAACCGGTTCGGGCGGCTGTTCCAGGTGACGACGTACGGCGAGAGCCACGGGGCCGGCATGGGGGTCACGGTGTCGGGCTGTCCGGCGGGCGTCAAACTCGACGAGGAGACGGTCCAGCGGGAGCTCGACCGCCGGAAGCCCGGCCAGTCCATGATCACGACCTCCCGGGGGGAGCCCGACGAGGTCACCATCCAGTCCGGCCTCCTGGACGGCTACACGACGGGGACGCCGCTCGGGATGACTATCGAGAACAAGGACGCCCAGTCCGGGAAGTACGAGCCGTTCGTGACGGCACCCCGGCCGTCGCACGGCGATTACACGTACTCGGCGAAGTTCGGCACGCGGAACTGGGGCGGCGGCGGCCGCTCGTCCGCCCGCGAGACGGTGAACTGGGTGGCCGCCGGCGCGGTCGCGAAGGCGGTCCTCGACCAGTCCGAGTACGACATCGAGGTGAAAGCGCACGTCAACCAGATTGGGGACATCGAGGCACCCGAGGTGTCCTTCGAGGAGCTGCTGGAGCACAGCGAAGAGAACGAGGTGCGGTGTGCCCACCCCGAGACCGCCGAGGCGATGCGCGAGGCCATCGACGACTACCAGGAGCGGGGCGATTCGATTGGCGGGTCCATCTACTTCGAGGCGCGGGGCGTGCCCCGGGGGCTCGGCGCGCCCAGGTTCGACGGCGTCCCGTCGCGACTGGGGCAGGCGCTGTTCTCGATTCCGGCGACCACGAGCGTCGAGTTCGGACTGGGGCGGGATGCCAGGTCGGTGGCGGGCAAAGAGCGCAACGAGGACTGGGAGTTCGCCGACGGCGACGAGGACCACGTGGTCGCCGACGAGGGCGACCCGATTCCGGAGGGCAACGACCACGGCGGCCTCCAGGGCGGCATCACCACCGGCGAACCCATCTACGGCGAGGCGTCCTGGCACGCGCCCACGTCGGTTCCGAAGACCCAGGAGACGGTCGACTGGGAGACCGGCGAGGAGAAGGAGGTCACTGTGACCGGACGCCACGACCCGTCGCTGCCGCCTCGGGCGGTACCGGTCGTTGAGGCGATGCTGTACTGCACGATTCTGGACTTCATGCTGCTCGGCGGGCGCATCAACCCCGACCGACTGGACGGGCGACCCGGAGCGTACGACACCGACTACCACCCGAGCAGCCCCCGGAACGACGAGTAG
- a CDS encoding DUF2064 domain-containing protein yields MTVVAVVVDPPRDGLVLPALPDETPLSAGEATRLYEAMVSDALLAAAESGGDLLVNYRSDEQLPDEHVPEDADAEAEVRALVEDVLDDDQLGDVRIEVQVGSSRSARVGNTVAHLLETEDAGSVAVLEPDVPTLFRKDVDSAAMKLRRSETVLGPADDGDLYFAGFKAPVDFEGALETPALENVNARAVDAGHDVDFLATRRRVRSGGALRTLVSELRARRASGRLVPAYTTALVEDLGLRVDGDEDGEPTLVTE; encoded by the coding sequence ATGACAGTCGTCGCCGTCGTCGTCGACCCGCCGCGTGACGGACTCGTGCTGCCAGCCCTCCCGGACGAGACACCGCTGTCCGCCGGCGAGGCGACCCGGCTCTACGAGGCGATGGTGTCGGACGCGCTGCTCGCGGCCGCCGAGAGCGGCGGCGACCTGCTCGTGAACTACCGGAGCGACGAGCAACTCCCGGACGAACACGTCCCCGAGGACGCGGACGCCGAGGCCGAGGTGCGGGCGCTCGTCGAGGACGTGCTGGACGACGACCAACTGGGGGACGTTCGAATCGAGGTGCAGGTCGGGTCCTCGCGGTCGGCGCGGGTCGGCAACACGGTCGCCCATCTGCTGGAGACCGAGGACGCGGGGTCTGTGGCGGTGCTGGAACCAGACGTGCCAACGCTCTTCCGGAAGGACGTCGACAGCGCCGCGATGAAGCTCCGACGCAGCGAGACCGTGCTCGGGCCCGCCGACGACGGCGACCTCTACTTCGCGGGGTTCAAAGCGCCGGTCGACTTCGAGGGCGCACTGGAGACGCCGGCGCTGGAGAACGTGAACGCTCGCGCGGTCGACGCCGGCCACGACGTGGACTTCCTCGCCACCCGACGTCGAGTACGGTCGGGCGGCGCGCTGCGCACGCTGGTCTCGGAACTGCGCGCCCGGCGGGCGTCCGGCCGGCTCGTCCCGGCGTACACGACGGCGCTCGTCGAGGACCTGGGGCTGCGAGTGGACGGCGACGAGGACGGCGAGCCCACGCTCGTGACGGAGTGA
- a CDS encoding alkaline phosphatase family protein, with protein MFEDDRATALAADEFADGMVRPDYGGYCFSGVPAAAADRLGVDLGDGLPEDAFAASHTDPAHVVVLFVDALGYRQFERVAGDVPFLRAFQESGRVTPLTSTYPSETAACVTTMATATDPVEHGLLGWHGYDPESDAVYETLPYAASDGGEISVSPEDLFDAEPVYGRLADAGVNPHVVGPDYGSGYDDAGQSVASAHHYERTTEFALALRDTLRAADAPSYTYAYYPLVDSAAHEYGPGSDHADAQAAAVGDALERALGSLDDAVAAETLVCLVADHGQVDVRDSTASLAETGVSEHVETDRSGTPLALGGPRNLHLRVTDEAAARESLTDLDAVVLGRDEALDAGLWGRGEPGAAFERNAGDLLVIPRDGMLLPSSDDADWGLAGMHGGLDPREAVVPFGVAWASALA; from the coding sequence GTGTTCGAAGACGACCGCGCGACCGCACTGGCCGCCGACGAGTTCGCCGACGGGATGGTGCGGCCCGACTACGGCGGTTACTGCTTCAGCGGCGTCCCCGCCGCCGCAGCCGACCGGCTCGGCGTCGATTTGGGGGACGGGCTCCCCGAGGACGCGTTCGCTGCGAGCCACACCGACCCCGCCCACGTCGTCGTGCTGTTCGTCGACGCGCTCGGCTACCGCCAGTTCGAGCGCGTCGCCGGCGACGTGCCGTTCCTGCGGGCGTTCCAGGAGTCCGGCCGCGTGACGCCGCTGACCTCGACGTACCCCTCGGAGACAGCTGCCTGCGTGACGACGATGGCGACCGCCACCGACCCCGTCGAGCACGGACTCCTCGGCTGGCACGGCTACGACCCCGAATCCGACGCCGTCTACGAGACGCTGCCGTACGCCGCGAGCGACGGCGGCGAGATTTCGGTCTCGCCCGAGGACCTGTTCGACGCGGAGCCCGTCTACGGACGGCTGGCCGACGCGGGCGTCAACCCGCACGTCGTCGGCCCCGACTACGGGTCGGGGTACGACGACGCCGGACAGTCCGTGGCGTCGGCCCACCACTACGAGCGGACGACCGAGTTCGCGCTCGCGCTCCGTGACACCCTCCGGGCGGCCGACGCGCCGTCGTACACGTACGCCTACTACCCGCTCGTGGACTCGGCCGCCCACGAGTACGGCCCGGGCAGCGACCACGCCGACGCGCAAGCAGCCGCCGTCGGAGACGCGCTGGAACGCGCGCTCGGGAGTCTGGACGACGCGGTCGCAGCGGAGACGCTGGTGTGTCTCGTCGCCGACCACGGACAGGTCGACGTGCGCGACTCGACAGCCAGTTTGGCCGAGACCGGCGTCTCAGAGCACGTCGAGACCGACCGGTCGGGGACGCCGCTGGCGCTCGGCGGCCCCCGGAACCTCCACCTCCGCGTCACCGACGAAGCCGCCGCCCGCGAGTCGCTGACCGACCTCGACGCGGTCGTCCTCGGTCGCGACGAGGCGCTGGACGCGGGGCTGTGGGGCAGGGGCGAACCGGGAGCCGCGTTCGAGCGCAACGCCGGTGACCTGCTGGTGATTCCGCGAGACGGGATGCTGCTGCCGTCGAGCGACGACGCGGACTGGGGGCTCGCCGGGATGCACGGCGGCCTCGACCCGCGGGAGGCCGTCGTGCCGTTCGGGGTCGCGTGGGCGTCTGCGCTCGCGTGA
- a CDS encoding M24 family metallopeptidase encodes MDPDFSRLDEYLDENGLDGYAFHDDDSNSNLYYVAGFGAPDPFFAVYTPEQTGVLVSSLEYGRASKEARADVVARHSDYDFQAKREEYGPQAAKYRMVAEFLDDLGCESVAVGDEFPVGTADGLREQGITVDPDPDNVVQDIRATKTEAEIEHVREAQRANEAAMARAEELIRGADREDGVLVREDGEPLTSEYVQQEIEIELLRHGCALDDTIVAGGPQAADAHERGSGPLPADDPVIVDIFPRNKDSKYHSDMTRTFVNGDPSDAHRERYEVTREAFEAALDAVEPGTTGEEVNQAVVDVFEAHGYPTIFTDPSAESGFIHSTGHGVGLDVHEMPSVSHGGEELQPGHVITIEPGLYEPGEGGVRIEDIVVVTEDGYENLTDYEISLT; translated from the coding sequence ATGGACCCCGACTTCTCGCGGCTCGACGAGTACCTCGACGAGAACGGCCTCGACGGGTACGCGTTCCACGACGACGACTCGAACTCCAACCTCTACTACGTCGCGGGCTTCGGCGCGCCCGACCCGTTCTTCGCCGTCTACACGCCCGAGCAGACCGGCGTCCTCGTCTCCTCGCTGGAGTACGGTCGCGCGAGCAAGGAGGCCCGCGCTGACGTGGTCGCCCGCCACTCCGACTACGACTTCCAGGCGAAGCGGGAGGAGTACGGCCCGCAGGCGGCGAAGTACCGGATGGTCGCCGAATTCCTCGACGACCTCGGCTGCGAGTCGGTCGCCGTCGGCGACGAGTTCCCGGTCGGCACCGCAGACGGCCTCCGCGAGCAGGGTATCACTGTGGACCCGGACCCGGACAACGTCGTTCAGGACATCCGCGCGACGAAGACCGAGGCGGAAATCGAGCACGTCCGCGAGGCACAGCGCGCGAACGAAGCGGCGATGGCGCGCGCCGAGGAACTCATCCGGGGTGCCGACCGCGAGGACGGCGTCCTCGTCCGCGAGGACGGCGAGCCACTCACCAGTGAGTACGTCCAGCAGGAGATCGAAATCGAGTTGCTGCGCCACGGCTGCGCGCTCGACGACACCATCGTCGCGGGCGGCCCGCAGGCCGCCGACGCCCACGAGCGCGGCAGCGGCCCGCTGCCGGCCGACGACCCCGTCATCGTCGACATCTTCCCCCGGAACAAGGACTCGAAGTACCACAGCGACATGACGCGGACGTTCGTCAACGGCGACCCGAGCGACGCCCACCGGGAGCGCTACGAGGTCACACGGGAGGCCTTCGAGGCCGCGCTGGACGCCGTCGAACCCGGTACCACCGGCGAGGAAGTCAATCAGGCGGTCGTCGACGTCTTCGAGGCCCACGGCTACCCGACCATCTTCACTGACCCGAGCGCCGAGTCCGGGTTCATCCACTCGACGGGCCACGGCGTCGGCCTCGACGTCCACGAGATGCCCTCCGTCTCCCACGGCGGCGAGGAACTCCAGCCCGGCCACGTCATCACCATCGAGCCCGGTCTCTACGAGCCCGGTGAGGGTGGCGTCCGCATCGAGGACATCGTCGTCGTCACCGAGGACGGCTACGAGAACCTCACGGACTACGAGATTTCGCTGACCTGA
- the aroA gene encoding 3-phosphoshikimate 1-carboxyvinyltransferase, with the protein MQATITASRVSGRARAPPSKSYTHRALLAAGYADGAVVRHPLVSADTRATARAVDLFGGETERRDGDWDVSGFGGRPGVPDDVIDCANSGTTMRLVTASAALADGTTVLTGDSSLRSRPHGPLLDALSGLGGTARSTRENGQAPLVVDGPIDGGTVSMPGDVSSQFVTALLLAGAVTEDGIEIDLTTELKSAPYVDITLDVLDAFGVDASETTAGYRVPGGQTYDPEGGEYAVPGDFSSASYLLSAGALAAEDGEAVVVEGMHPSAQGDAAIVDVLERMGADIDWDTESGVITVRQSELSGVEVGVADTPDLLPTIAVLGAAADGTTHITDAEHVRYKETDRVAAMAESLSKLGASVEEERDELVVHGGDSELSGASVDGRGDHRLVMALSVAGLVADGETTIAGSEHVDVSFPDFFEVLSGLGASADG; encoded by the coding sequence ATGCAGGCGACTATCACGGCGTCCCGGGTGAGCGGCCGGGCGCGCGCGCCGCCGTCGAAGAGCTACACGCATCGCGCGCTGCTGGCCGCCGGGTACGCCGACGGCGCGGTCGTCCGACACCCGCTCGTGAGCGCGGACACGCGCGCCACCGCCCGTGCCGTCGACCTGTTCGGCGGCGAGACGGAGCGACGGGACGGCGACTGGGACGTGTCCGGGTTCGGCGGCCGGCCCGGGGTTCCCGACGACGTCATCGACTGCGCGAACTCGGGGACGACGATGCGACTGGTGACCGCCTCGGCCGCGCTCGCCGACGGCACGACGGTCCTGACCGGGGATTCCTCACTGCGCTCGCGGCCCCACGGCCCGCTGCTCGACGCGCTCTCGGGACTCGGCGGGACGGCGCGCTCGACGCGCGAGAACGGTCAGGCACCGCTCGTCGTCGACGGCCCCATCGACGGCGGGACGGTATCGATGCCGGGCGACGTGTCCTCGCAGTTCGTCACCGCCCTGCTGCTGGCGGGTGCCGTGACCGAGGATGGAATCGAAATCGACCTGACGACCGAACTGAAGTCCGCGCCGTACGTCGACATCACGCTGGACGTACTGGACGCGTTCGGCGTCGACGCGAGCGAGACGACCGCCGGCTACCGGGTTCCGGGCGGGCAGACCTACGACCCCGAAGGCGGCGAGTACGCCGTCCCCGGTGACTTCTCGTCGGCATCGTACCTCCTGTCTGCGGGCGCGCTCGCCGCCGAGGACGGCGAGGCAGTCGTGGTCGAGGGGATGCACCCGAGCGCGCAGGGCGACGCCGCCATCGTCGACGTACTCGAACGTATGGGTGCCGACATCGACTGGGACACCGAGTCGGGCGTGATTACGGTGCGGCAGTCCGAGCTGTCCGGCGTCGAAGTCGGCGTCGCGGACACCCCGGACCTCCTGCCGACAATTGCGGTCCTCGGTGCTGCCGCGGACGGCACGACACACATCACGGACGCCGAGCACGTCCGGTACAAGGAGACAGACCGCGTGGCAGCGATGGCCGAGTCCCTGTCGAAGCTGGGCGCGAGCGTCGAGGAGGAACGCGACGAGCTGGTCGTCCACGGCGGCGACAGCGAACTCTCGGGCGCGAGCGTCGACGGCCGCGGCGACCACCGGCTCGTGATGGCGCTGTCGGTCGCCGGGCTCGTCGCCGACGGCGAGACCACCATCGCGGGCAGCGAGCACGTCGACGTCTCCTTCCCCGACTTCTTCGAGGTGTTGTCGGGGCTCGGCGCGAGCGCGGACGGCTGA